A single genomic interval of Brevibacillus brevis harbors:
- a CDS encoding mismatch-specific DNA-glycosylase: protein MVEFTEKWLPTYIRRDLAVLFCGINPGRISATTGFHYANPANLFWRGLYEGGLTPHKLLPEETATLLDYNYGITDLVSRPTRSATDLRNEDYATGAELFVQMIQTYRPRVICFNGITAFRHATGQKKEAISLGLQTIRYFGTEDWSGSYVFVVPSTSGANASFTREERIAKFTELSHFLREMNWHPLPLPGE, encoded by the coding sequence TTGGTCGAGTTCACAGAAAAATGGTTGCCCACATACATTCGCCGCGATTTGGCGGTTTTATTTTGCGGTATCAATCCAGGACGTATATCAGCTACGACGGGTTTCCACTACGCCAATCCAGCCAACCTGTTTTGGCGCGGATTGTACGAAGGCGGCCTGACCCCTCACAAGCTCTTGCCCGAGGAAACCGCTACCCTTTTAGATTACAACTATGGAATTACCGATCTGGTCTCACGTCCTACCCGCTCCGCAACAGACCTGCGTAATGAGGATTATGCCACAGGTGCAGAGCTGTTCGTCCAAATGATCCAGACCTACCGACCTCGTGTCATTTGTTTTAACGGCATTACTGCTTTTCGTCACGCGACCGGACAAAAGAAAGAAGCAATATCACTGGGGCTACAGACAATCAGGTACTTTGGGACGGAGGACTGGTCTGGCAGCTATGTGTTTGTCGTCCCGTCTACCAGTGGGGCTAACGCATCTTTTACCCGTGAGGAACGAATCGCCAAGTTTACGGAGCTGAGTCATTTTTTACGCGAGATGAATTGGCACCCTCTTCCCTTGCCTGGTGAATAG
- a CDS encoding phosphotransferase, whose translation MDDLIKKIQNRYAMTVLHHKTIRDTSKSLVIYLETTNGKFIGKVFTMEKERLHFILNAEAHLRKNGVLIPDIQRTENNKRYITHKEKVLVLHKRLSWANIAYNSPIRMERIGIVLGKFHARSLGFSSRYGELYHGAEKWSGEYKADLAAIEKWELRHAGKKDQKYAVIAEYLPFFKQAGRTAKEHLLSSRYFSKWKKEPLRNHFLCHGDFNNGNLLVSNQRIAIIDWEDVRYDFPSKDIARVLSLAMRKNDQWNEELFSHLLRGYLQENPLSIEQLHLLFIDLAFPHIIERFLRKKLYAQMSLAEIQQFCNREALKTAFMLDEMKAHV comes from the coding sequence GTGGACGACCTCATCAAAAAAATCCAGAACAGATACGCCATGACTGTTTTGCATCACAAAACCATTCGGGATACATCCAAATCACTTGTCATTTACCTGGAAACAACCAATGGCAAATTCATCGGAAAAGTTTTCACTATGGAAAAGGAACGTTTACATTTCATTTTGAATGCAGAAGCGCATTTGCGCAAAAACGGTGTGCTCATCCCCGACATTCAACGTACCGAAAACAATAAGCGTTACATAACTCATAAAGAAAAGGTTCTCGTTCTCCATAAAAGGCTATCCTGGGCAAATATTGCGTATAACTCCCCTATTCGAATGGAACGGATCGGCATCGTATTAGGCAAATTTCATGCAAGGTCGCTCGGTTTTTCCTCCAGGTATGGCGAGCTTTACCATGGCGCAGAAAAATGGTCCGGGGAGTACAAGGCAGATTTAGCTGCTATTGAGAAGTGGGAACTTCGACATGCCGGGAAGAAAGATCAAAAATACGCTGTTATCGCGGAATACCTTCCTTTTTTTAAACAAGCGGGCAGGACAGCCAAAGAACATTTGCTATCCTCTCGGTACTTCTCGAAGTGGAAAAAGGAACCACTGCGCAACCACTTTCTCTGTCACGGCGATTTTAACAATGGGAATTTGCTCGTCAGTAATCAAAGAATTGCGATCATTGACTGGGAGGACGTTCGTTACGATTTCCCGTCCAAAGACATTGCCCGTGTTCTATCCCTTGCTATGCGAAAAAATGATCAGTGGAACGAGGAATTGTTCTCTCATTTATTGCGTGGCTATCTCCAAGAAAATCCCCTGTCGATTGAGCAACTGCATTTGCTCTTTATCGATCTCGCTTTCCCACATATTATTGAACGTTTTTTACGCAAGAAGCTGTATGCCCAGATGAGCCTTGCTGAGATCCAACAGTTTTGCAATCGGGAAGCTCTCAAGACTGCCTTTATGTTAGACGAAATGAAGGCCCATGTATAA
- a CDS encoding bifunctional homocysteine S-methyltransferase/methylenetetrahydrofolate reductase: MTTRKKDLRAYLKDHLLVGDGAMATQLHGLGVPVGVSFEELCLSNPRLVHEVHTSYYQAGARFLETNTYSANRDALSRYGLEHKVARINRLAVAIAREAAQDDAYVAGSIGSILAGRVKKKVLDEYRDQYEEQAIALLHAGVDGLILETFLDLEELLLAIEVIRPLTDVPVIAQLATLEVGRTRDGYALTDAFSELKAAGADVIGLNCRLGPAELLRSFENTVIPEDALLSVFPNAGRLGMTDGEYAFKSSPEYFGQSALRLREQGVRLIGGCCGTTPAHVKAIADALESLEPQARVNPTIVAGDRPSISVQNTREREKPSIVERVKTATTIIVEFDPPRDLDADQFLDGCCELHKAGADAITLADNSLATVRMSNMALGALMKGRHGIDPLLHIACRDRNLIGQQSHLMGLHALGIDQILVITGDPSRFGDLPGASSVFDVTSFDLIRMVKQLNEGVSFSGRPLKQKAQFIVGAAFNPNVRNMDAAVARLEKKVEAGADYIMTQPVYDAESIRNVYEATKHIGIPVFIGIMPLTSSRNAEFLHNEVPGIKLSTEALDRMKKVQGEAARQEGIAIAKELVDTAVRYFNGIYLITPFNYYEMAAELIQYTRQQSSLVKLAQI, from the coding sequence TTGACGACGAGAAAGAAAGATTTACGAGCCTATTTGAAAGACCACTTGCTAGTCGGAGATGGTGCGATGGCGACCCAGCTGCACGGGCTGGGCGTCCCGGTTGGCGTCAGCTTTGAGGAGCTGTGTTTATCCAATCCTCGTTTGGTACATGAAGTTCATACGTCCTACTATCAGGCTGGTGCACGTTTCCTGGAGACAAATACGTATTCTGCCAACCGAGATGCGTTGAGTCGTTACGGTCTGGAGCATAAGGTAGCACGAATTAACCGGCTCGCAGTCGCTATTGCACGGGAAGCCGCACAGGATGATGCTTATGTGGCTGGGAGCATCGGATCGATTTTGGCTGGACGGGTAAAGAAAAAGGTTTTGGATGAATACCGTGACCAGTATGAGGAACAGGCGATTGCACTGTTGCATGCGGGGGTAGACGGACTGATTCTGGAGACGTTCCTGGACTTGGAGGAGCTGCTTCTGGCGATTGAGGTTATCCGTCCACTCACAGATGTACCTGTAATCGCGCAGTTAGCCACATTGGAAGTAGGGCGCACACGTGATGGTTACGCTCTGACAGACGCTTTTTCCGAGCTGAAAGCCGCAGGCGCTGACGTGATCGGACTGAACTGTCGCCTTGGTCCCGCTGAATTACTACGCTCGTTTGAAAATACAGTGATACCAGAAGATGCACTCTTATCCGTATTCCCGAACGCGGGGCGTCTGGGGATGACTGACGGAGAATACGCTTTTAAATCATCACCTGAATATTTTGGACAAAGTGCACTTCGCTTGCGTGAGCAGGGGGTACGCTTGATTGGTGGATGTTGCGGAACCACACCTGCACATGTGAAGGCGATTGCGGATGCACTTGAGTCACTTGAGCCGCAAGCGCGTGTGAACCCAACCATCGTGGCTGGAGATCGTCCTTCGATTTCTGTGCAGAACACGAGGGAGAGGGAGAAACCAAGCATTGTCGAGCGCGTAAAAACAGCAACGACGATTATTGTCGAGTTTGATCCGCCGCGTGATCTGGATGCAGACCAATTTCTAGACGGATGCTGCGAGCTGCACAAAGCAGGAGCGGATGCCATTACGCTGGCGGATAACTCGTTGGCGACCGTGCGGATGAGCAACATGGCTCTCGGGGCACTCATGAAGGGCAGGCATGGAATCGATCCGCTCTTGCACATTGCTTGCCGCGACCGCAATCTGATTGGGCAGCAATCGCACTTAATGGGGCTGCACGCTTTGGGGATCGATCAAATATTGGTGATTACTGGCGATCCATCGCGTTTTGGGGACTTGCCAGGTGCCAGCTCGGTATTTGATGTAACCTCGTTTGATCTGATTCGCATGGTGAAGCAGTTGAACGAAGGTGTTTCGTTCTCAGGACGTCCGTTAAAGCAAAAAGCCCAGTTCATCGTGGGCGCAGCCTTTAACCCGAATGTCCGAAATATGGATGCTGCCGTTGCGCGTTTGGAAAAGAAGGTCGAGGCAGGCGCGGATTACATTATGACGCAACCTGTATACGATGCTGAGTCCATTCGGAATGTGTACGAGGCGACGAAGCATATCGGCATTCCTGTCTTTATCGGGATCATGCCGCTGACCAGCTCGCGCAATGCGGAGTTCCTGCATAATGAAGTGCCGGGAATCAAGCTGTCGACAGAGGCTCTCGACCGGATGAAAAAGGTACAGGGAGAGGCCGCCCGACAGGAAGGAATCGCGATCGCGAAGGAATTGGTCGACACGGCCGTACGTTACTTCAATGGCATCTATCTGATTACACCTTTCAATTATTACGAGATGGCGGCAGAGCTCATTCAATATACGCGCCAGCAAAGCTCATTGGTGAAGCTGGCCCAGATTTAA